In Ananas comosus cultivar F153 linkage group 7, ASM154086v1, whole genome shotgun sequence, the sequence GCCTGTAAAGTGTGCAGAATGTTTCACAGAGACATGCCAACCAGACGAATGCAACACTTTACTTGACACCATGTGGCTGGGTCGAACAGTTCAAAATGTACATCCAGTGAAATTTTAGGAAACAACACTACACAATTTCAAGatgatattagtatatatatatatatataaatagagttggactaggctactattagtagcaaaatcctattattgctatcagttttttagcctttgaatcaactcttttcattatttctaaccatttgattaaatactataacctagtgaggaccactcaaccctagggggaccactcaactctaaccgactaatatcatcctgatcctacaatttttcatccaagggttaaaaacttgatagcaaaaagagtgttttactattaatagtattccagcctaattctatatatatttaccaCCACCAACACCTTTATATTAGTTTTCTACTGCAAATGTATCTCGGCGATGTCTCCAGAACCTGCACTTGATTGGAGAGCTGGGGTCAAAGGGCATTGGTAAAGTATCATGAATATAAACCAAAATTAGCCCTGAAATTTGGTACTATTTTCAGTTCTGCCCACATAGTTTCAGTTCAATAGTCACAAACTGTTATTCAACTATGGGAAAGGACACAATGTCGCCACCATGACGATATTGGTTTGCTAAAATTCAAACTCATAGAATAAAACTGAAATATAATCAAACGCAAAAAAATTAGGCTTTGataacaaaatttgaaataaaagtcAACCTTAAGGGCAAATTGTCATAATTGAAACTatggagacaaaaaaaaaaaaaaaaaaaaaaaaaatccagctcAAACTTTTAAAGGGATTGAATCTCTAATCAGACCAAACATTACAAAAAGAAATGTCTGGATCATTCTTCAGTGAGAAAACAAATTAGCTCATAATGACGCACAAAGATAATCTAAGCTCAAGTAGACGGCCTTCAAatcaatttcataaaaatatcaGAGGTCTCAGGAACTGTCAAACTTCATGAATGTTTTTCAGATCGCCAGCAACGCTTTCTTTTACTCTTGAGGACCACATTATTGGCAAGGGGTAGCTGTTAATGCCAGTAGGCATGGGCAAGAAAGGCAAACTCGTACGCGATACTCAAAAGAGCTAAAGCAAGAGCTAAGTGATTTTCATGAGCACATCAGAAGGGCATGAGAGTGGTTGAACTGACATAAGTTGCATTTCGCTATCATGTTAGTTTTTACTCATAAATTACTATAAAACACTTCGGCAACTTGAGAAACATGTGGATCTTGACCAACAAGGCACAGAGGCTTTTTGCCCACACATACAAGAGGATTTGTGTTACTATTGAAACATAGCTGTCAAAACATAAAAACTATAAAAGGTACAAAAAAATGATAGAACTCAATCAGGATTACCAACAAAAGAGCATGAAACTGCTGATTATTGAATGTCAGGCATACACCATACACTGCTGGACCCACAAGGCATACATATGATGAAAAcagaataaacaaaaatatgagCTAATTTATTCGACTATCATACAAGGAAAAATGCAAGTAATCTAATGTCTAGCAAGAGTGTCTTAAACACTACATGCAATGAATAACTTGTAGGTGCTACAACTTAGTTTGATTTGCTAAATCCCTGAGTTCATTGATAGCTAAAACCTACATCTGATGAAACCACCAACTGTGGCTTGAATGGTAATAAAGAGTTTGCCAAAAGATACAGGGATTATGTTGGGTTGAGAGGCAGACGAAAAACATGTTAATTCTTTCTAAGCCGTCTCATCTTTGATTTTTCTGCTTTGCCAACCACATAACGAGATGATGATGGCGAAGTGAAGCATATGCACACATATTCTTTCATTAATCTGAAAATTTCAAGTTATAGCATTGTATGACCCTCAAAATCAAAGCTAGACATCATGATTTAAAGTTATCAAACATTTATCTTCTCGATGTCTTAATTAGTTAATACCATTTGGTTTGCATGTCATTAAAACGAAACATAGGTAGTCTCATTCAGTATAATGATTTGGTTAGGAATTTAATATCAAAGCATTAATGCTTtggtcattttcttttctttcccaaTCTACAACGTTAAACAAGTGGATTTCTCACTTGGCTTGCCCCATTATATGTTTTAACAAGCTAGCACTTAATTTGACATTATTCTATGCGAACTTACCACTAACTTTTAGATCAAGATCCATGAGGTTTATATTTAACATGGTAGATAAGTAGTCCCATGCAATTAATATGAAATAGAGTGTAATGCAAAAGTTTACAAGTTTAACACCCAAATGCCAGATGTGATCTACAGGTTGGAAAAGGCTTACATACGCAAATCATGAGTTCCTCATATCTTTCTATCATCTAACATGTCATTCTAACAAAAGTAACTTACAAGGATCTCCCTCACTGTTTCAGTTATACCTAGTTAACTAGTAAAGACTATATTTGAAATCTAGAACAGTAAGATCCCTTGTGGAGTCGATACAAGGGATATGAGATAACACCCCCTATCATACTTTTTTTCCTATGAAAATTCACGAGGAAAGAGCCTCCTAAGTGTTGAGACCATGCATGTACTTTATCATATTTAcctcaaaatattatattgtCCACTTGACAACACCAATTCACTGGCCAACTGCATTGAGAAATTTCAATGTGACTTACTAATCACCAAACTAAAAGAGACCATGATATGGTTTCGGTCCAACAAAACTGGGGTCTAGGAAGACAAGTTTAAAGACCATTCTAAGCTTCACCATCTTGCATGAAGTGGCTGCTTTAGAGACTCCAAATCACGAAAGTCCAAGATTTCTATAATTTCTCAATTGTTTGGCTCAGGAACCTCCAATTAACCTCAAAGTGTTCCCACTCTATAATAATTTCATTCAATAAATGGAAAAAGATTTGATTAACAAATTCAGATAATGCATTGGCCAATTTGGTCAGAGATGAGAAACAAGAATCTCAAAAACCCACATGAGAAAAGCATAGACTTCAATGAGTGGAACTTCTGCAACTGTATTTGTATCATCAGAAAGCAATCAAGATAATGCATGGAAACCACGTGTTTGCTCCCAGCCAGTAGCCAATAAAGGTCAGGTCAGACTCCCTTAAGATACAAAGGTTCTTATTAGTTTCAAATCCGTGGCCATAATATTACAATATAAAAAAGTATGATAATTTATTGATTAATATAGGCATTtcaaatatgtatataaagttACCAATACATTAATTACATACAAAACAATAATGTAGAAGATCTAAAGCatataaattttctatatatatatttttaaaaaaattcacaattAGAGTTAAAAATAAAGGCCTAAATTTTCCTGTCTAGAAAATGCCTTCTTCACACGGAAAACTTATATAAGACAAATCTCTATAAATAAGAGGATTGAGAAGCACTTCTTTCTAAAATGTGCGGTCTCCTTTCCAAAATGCACAACCGcctccttttcttcctttttttggtTAGAAACTTTTCCGTAAGTGCAGCCAACAAGGGACGGAGCTATGTGNCCCCCCCCCCCAATAATTCAGCTCTCTTTTTCGGATGGACCACTAGGTAGCCATGGCCCCCTTGGCTTTTCAGTATTTGCTTAATAGCCTGTGATGCCagcataactctctctctctctctccttatttATATACTCTTTTTATGTGTGAAAATATCTTAAGAGCCTCTTACTTATAGAGAATTTTGAAATATGTTTCTCTActctaaaatttttgtttaataattttttaacttctaattatctTAGGTGAGctattttatttgactaaataaaagattacactAGATTTTAATAgctatgtttattttatttactaaaaaaattaagttactattatatttagtaaaatttctaagttatttgaatataataatataaataaaataattagaagttaaacgtctgataataaaaaaaataaagttcatgtttttatattatttatttaattaataaatttttcttataatttttgttaattaggtaacattttgtttatttgcaaAGTTtctatttgaatatattttagCCCCCCTCAGGAGTCAGGATTGAATCCTAGCTCCGTGCCTACAACCAGCAATAGATGCATGTTTCAATCAAAGCATGTCAAACTTAAGATACAGAAATAGGTGctacaaaaaaggaaaaaagaaaaagagtccTAAGAGATGACTTAATTCTAAAATGAAACCATTACCACGAACCCAATGAATACATACTTTGCTAGTGTATAACACAAAGTTACCTTGAATGAATATGTAATTTATCGATTCTTGATTGCATTTGAATCTTTCCTGGTCAAGTGATATCATATATCAACTCTTCCATACAGAGAGAAGTGTGCACGCTTACTATCAACCTGTGCATccagataaattaaataaaaagcaAAGGAAATATCCACTCAGAATCTTAATCTTAAGATCAACTGGaaagaataatagaaatttCACAAGGATATAACTGTTGCGAGCtttatcaaaaatatcaaaactttgCTCATAGGAGAAACTTTCAGGCTGTTAGTATGATTCAAAAGTCAAGCCAAAATCACTACTAGGTACCAAAACAGAACATCAGATACAAAAGCGGTGATTCCAGGTTTTAGTTAGATACACAGTCATTTAACTTCGGCAGGTGACCCTTACCCCTTCAGTCCTATTTACTGACTTTTTACGGTCTTCAGTGGCTCGCTATTTACATCTATTCCTAGCACGAGCGGAAAGCATTTGAGCAGTTTGTACGGACAAAAGCAGCACCAGATTTTTGGTTAGGGCAGTCTCGAGACCAGTGACCAGGCTTACCACACTTGAAGCATGTACCTGCAGAGAAAGTCTTCTCTGTGAACTTTCCCGCATATGATGTATCAGAAGCCGATAATAAGTTGGCATTtcagataagtttagagagaaaaaaaaggcatATAGAAAAAACACATAAATAAGTTTTCTTGTGCTATGTAGCATTGTTTGTTGCTCTATATATTACAGAAACAACCTTCTTTTACCTGAGGTTGAGGAAACAAAACGGCTTCCCGCTTTATCTGCATAGGAATCCGAGGATTGATTAGGACAGTCCTTGGCCCAATGGCCTTTctgcccacacttgaagcaagAAGAACTGCTTTTCTCATTAGAAAGTTGGCTTCCTAAGCTGTTATTAAGGCTACGTTTTTGCAAAGCAAGTGAAGGTTGACTGGCTACAGAGATATGGTCGTCGCACCATTTAAAGAAGCCACAAGAACCATTTCCCTGCATGGTTCCAGCAGTAATTTCAACAGAAAGAGTAACATTAATATTTTCTCACATAATACACATCACTGAAGAACAACACCGGGCAGTGGCCATATTTCTTAAAACATGCATAACACAGATAATCATGTTCTTCTATCAGGTGACGGCCCTTAGGCTAGAAACAGAAAAGGTAAGCAACAGCTAAGAACGTGAAATTTCACAAGACAATGACTAACATAACAGAAAGATGACAATATGTTGGCAGCTACTTAAATTAATGCTTGCCAACTTATACAATAATTACCCTggcatgaaaataaaaatgcagcGAAATATTAAAACTTCCTAAAGATGTTTTTCTACTGAATTTGCAAAAACAACTACCATAATATTCCACAATAAATTGCAGAACCTAATTTTTCTGTGAATCTACGGAAAAGCCAAATACCACAAATGTATGTGTACATAACAAgagaagcggtagcatgctacctttccttcaaaaaaataaaaaataaaaaatcaagagAATCATATTGTTACAAGATACTACGAGGATTTAATGAAGTAGAATGAACAATAGCAGATGGAGAGTTTGTCGTGTTAATTAATCATACTAGATTAGAAAAGGATACTCTTGAAAatgaaacacaaaaaaattgatatagTTTGACTAATAACAGAACATTGACCTTTcataagctttttttttcttttttcccttaaaATGATCACCTCTCAAATGCATGAAAACCAGATGCCTAAAACTCCTAGAGTCAGAGGTATACATAAATATACCAACTCCCTTCTACACATAATTATAATATACTTAGTAgtacttttttctatttatcttgagatttttatttctcaGCAACAGATACAACACGCTAATCTTATGCCCTAGAAATTCAGGCAAGTAATATGGTGCAACCTGACACATGAGATATACAAAGCAAAGGATGCAATATACAAAGTACAATAGGAAACAGGGAAATGCAAAGCATCTAAGCTGATATACCCACATCTGCAGGGCAACGATAATATTGCCTCCCCACATTCTTTCCCGTCTTTGTAGTGAGAACCGGGCAAGATCCAGCACCGCATGGACATGGAAGTTCCGGAGCTGACGAACCAGATTGATAATTCGTAGTACTTGGAGCAGTAGGTATGCTTGACGATGGGCTATCACACCACTCAAAAAAATTGCAACCGCCATTTTCCTACAACAACAtagcaaacaaattaaaaaataataactcaCAAAACAGCAAGTGCACTAACAGATAATATAACATAAGTGCAACAAAATGGTAATAGGAACGTAATCATTTTTACTCTGAAAGAAAGGGGTTGTTCGGCCCCTACTTTAGGGTGTAGTGTTGTGTGATGAAGTGTTATATGCAAACGCGAGCCTAGTCATAACCACCTTTTACCTTTGTCTGATCCGTCTAAGGACAGTTTAAGTGCCcgatcaaattaaaaatttcaccTAATTGAAACACGTCTAGCATATTTTTTCACAGTAGCAAGATCAAAATAACTTACTCCATTAAGTTCGCCACCAAGAGTTTTTGTATATAGGGTtccaagtattttttttttgcctatcaCAATTGTACTTTTCTACTGTGTAAAGTACAACTGTGATAGAGATTAAAACTATTTTGTTATATGCCTATCCCAAAACTTAATTGGTTTGTAAATGGTATCACGAATTAGAAATTATATTATTGTTCCCTGGGATTGGCTCTGGACCTATCCTGCGCAGCTCAGGTGGAAGATGAAGAAGGCCCCCTTCCGGGGGGTCCCCAAGCCATCAATGAGATACCACTCTGGAAGAGCTAAAATTCTAACCTTGTGTCAGGACCTACAAAGCGAGAATATCGGCTTGAGTAACGCGAATATTAGTGAGAATCCAATGCCCCGAAAATGATCCGTCCATGGAGGGTGAGTCAAGGCCTAAGATCAGGCCGAAAGGCGTAGTCGATGGATAACAGGTGAATATTCCTGTACTACCCCTT encodes:
- the LOC109713197 gene encoding DNA topoisomerase 3-alpha-like, with protein sequence MDAPHVYSRNGRERPLRARRGRGRRRVETMHDDANYLALVEEAEAAVAGKAKRPKLADEGSYTAALKGSHSFVWQQQQQQQQKQKQQRRTPNQPIYNSKSDFRSSIWSKEGGGKGEEIPERACPCGSGTCSVLTSATAKNPGRKFYRCPLRAENGGCNFFEWCDSPSSSIPTAPSTTNYQSGSSAPELPCPCGAGSCPVLTTKTGKNVGRQYYRCPADGNGSCGFFKWCDDHISVASQPSLALQKRSLNNSLGSQLSNEKSSSSCFKCGQKGHWAKDCPNQSSDSYADKAGSRFVSSTSGTCFKCGKPGHWSRDCPNQKSGAAFVRTNCSNAFRSC